In Erigeron canadensis isolate Cc75 chromosome 6, C_canadensis_v1, whole genome shotgun sequence, the following are encoded in one genomic region:
- the LOC122603750 gene encoding uncharacterized protein LOC122603750 isoform X2 → MRRKGRYLQGEFPTSGAIFMCNTRTKKECLRRRLFGLPSGDCDFVLHVKRGMILFLFEYERRLLYGVYRATSDGEINIEPRAFRSSGKYFPAQDAIKDNYFSEKKFRFGLNKDQVSKLMKLFHYKKTSKNHPEKHRDKPTERVSRFGNLKKNIRDRLSFVDKVDSRDLRISEFSDNEVEVDDDDDDDDDVIDVYVTKKMVEGSQKVDRDRFLTNYVAQNVDSGDCGTRQDTLGKCLDHSLGGLRRVTDVNLDFMGDVMDGHDKRYKFEELRGLTNKDSFSMMDNIKSEHDVEDRYIPTFTRPREKHYGEIDVAHNDAKILVDAKDRDILYYNRLQDEYNVRESYRRSLSASHLGSPCVIGSQTIADRYFLGHEAVGSNVDNAIPFSHNNQNTYLTSCETRTGIPEVQLNSFYLADESNFIPLDNGPFYPSSTDAPTFLPLGKSPPRHPHNEEPMQYFDDLSYASLDKRQMTAEGNRVYETAPRDGSHSPLFPDFVSKRLSSSNAGPCKLEESTIDNVKMSHQPCKSKYLFGTDKRVSVFARLNSSLKHGKEEHKTNKKHDLDASVDQVMEMLEKVVSSPTRKDGKSKSALKKDDNDKRKLCKIAGYEFQEVVMELDADQAHEETEGRSELRETRILDFKRRKKTNKCIDDASKEKSECLVGAASDVGPMENNNLVGVRCKRRKLVRSAFVEKKSTNDISTTNDADILKPLNSESISTKGVLEDTLSNNDCDSIKAAALESLQKVDTSVNINMMPDTHVVAPSKEDSSLTEAVLEGTEKVDAFTESAEESSMLSIPLVTTLFKDDCDATEAVLESTEKVDAFTESVEEISMLSIPLETTLSKDDCDATETVLESTEKVDAFTESVEEISMLSIPLETTLSKDDCDAKEGVIESSDKVDASIKSAQLSAECQRGVNKEGPRDGNAYKFEVADVFVKIAPVASLEDRDNMCGWIEW, encoded by the exons ATGAGGCGTAAGGGTAGATATCTTCAGGGGGAGTTTCCTACAAGTGGTGCAATAtttatgtgtaatacaagaacGAAGAAAGAGTGCTTAAGACGTAGGCTGTTCGGACTACCATCAGGTGATTGCGATTTTGTGTTGCATGTGAAGAGAGGGATGATACTCTTTCTTTTTGAATATGAGAGGAGACTTCTGTATGGTGTATATCGTGCTACCTCGGATGGTGAAATCAACATTGAGCCCAGAGCCTTTAGATCATCTGGAAAGTACTTTCCTGCACAG GATGCAATCAAGGATAACTACTTCTCTGAAAAGAAGTTCAGATTTGGCTTGAACAAGGATCAG GTAAGTAAACTCATGAAGCTGTTTCATTACAAGAAAACATCAAAAAATCATCCTGAGAAACATAGAGATAAGCCAACAGAGAGAGTTTCTAGATTTGGTAATCTTAAGAAGAACATTAGAGACAGGTTAAGCTTCGTAGACAAAGTAGATAGTCGTGATCTTAGGATCTCTGAATTTAGTGACAATGAAGTTgaagtagatgatgatgatgatgatgatgatgatgtcattgATGTGTATGTAACCAAAAAAATGGTCGAAGGTAGCCAAAAGGTTGACAGGGACAGATTTCTGACAAATTATGTAGCACAGAATGTTGACTCTGGTGATTGTGGTACCAGGCAGGATACATTAGGGAAATGCCTTGATCATTCTTTAGGAGGTCTAAGAAGGGTCACTGATGTAAATTTGGATTTTATGGGTGATGTAATGGATGGGCATGACAAACGGTATAAATTTGAGGAACTAAGAGGATTAACTAACAAAGATAGCTTTTCTATGATGGATAATATAAAAAGCGAACATGATGTTGAAGATCGTTACATCCCAACTTTCACTAGGCCACGTGAAAAGCATTATGGTGAAATTGATGTAGCACACAATGATGCAAAGATTTTGGTGGATGCTAAAGACAGAGACATCTTGTATTATAATAGGTTACAAGATGAATATAATGTTAGAGAAAGTTATAGGCGAAGTCTTTCAGCATCTCATCTAGGTAGCCCTTGTGTTATTGGAAGTCAAACAATTGCTGATAGATACTTTCTTGGTCATGAAGCAGTAGGAAGTAATGTCGACAATGCTATTCCCTTTTCTCATAATAACCAAAACACTTATTTGACATCTTGTGAAACAAGGACCGGAATTCCCGAGGTTCAGCTTAATTCTTTTTACTTGGCTGATGAATCAAATTTTATTCCCCTTGATAATGGCCCATTTTATCCAAGCTCCACTGATGCTCCCACTTTCTTGCCATTGGGTAAATCACCTCCGCGTCATCCACACAACGAAGAGCCCATGCAGTATTTTGATGATTTGAGTTATGCATCATTGGATAAAAGACAGATGACAGCTGAAGGTAACCGGGTATATGAAACTGCTCCTCGAGACGGTTCACACAGTCCCCTGTTTCCTGACTTTGTTTCCAAAAGGCTTTCCTCGTCTAATGCTGGTCCGTGTAAGCTTGAAGAGAGCACAATTGATAATGTTAAAATGTCACATCAACCATGTAAAAGTAAGTACCTTTTTGGTACTGACAAAAGGGTTAGTGTTTTTGCTCGATTAAATTCGTCTCTTAAACATGGTAAGGAAgaacataaaacaaataaaaaacatgatctGGATGCATCAGTTGACCAAGTTATGGAGATGTTGGAAAAAGTTGTGAGTAGTCCAACAAGGAAGGATGGAAAAAGCAAATCAGCTCTTAAAAAAGATGACAATGATAAAAGAAAGCTTTGTAAGATTGCAGGTTATGAGTTTCAAGAGGTGGTAATGGAACTTGATGCTGATCAGGCACATGAAGAAACTGAAGGTAGATCAGAACTGCGGGAGACCAGAATTTTGGATTTCAAGCGTcgtaagaaaacaaacaagtgcATTGATGATGCATCCAAAGAAAAGTCTGAATGCTTGGTAGGTGCTGCCTCAGATGTGGGACCAATGGAGAATAATAATTTAGTTGGCGTGCGTTGTAAGCGTAGGAAACTGGTCAGGTCTGCTTTTGTTGAGAAGAAGTCCACTAATGATATTAGTACTACTAATGATGCTGATATACTGAAACCACTGAATTCTGAGAGCATTTCAACAAAAGGAGTCCTTGAAGATACACTTTCTAACAATGACTGTGATTCAATAAAAGCAGCAGCCCTTGAGAGCTTACAGAAGGTCGACACATCCGTTAATATTAACATGATGCCAGATACGCATGTTGTCGCACCTTCTAAGGAGGACAGCAGTTTAACAGAAGCTGTACTTGAAGGCACAGAGAAGGTTGATGCATTTACTGAATCCGCGGAGGAAAGCAGTATGCTTTCAATTCCGCTTGTAACTACTCTTTTTAAAGATGACTGTGATGCAACAGAAGCGGTACTTGAAAGCACAGAGAAGGTTGATGCATTTACTGAATCCGTGGAGGAAATTAGTATGCTGTCAATTCCTCTTGAAACTACTCTTTCTAAAGATGACTGTGATGCAACAGAAACAGTACTTGAAAGCACAGAGAAGGTTGATGCATTTACTGAATCCGTGGAGGAAATTAGTATGCTGTCAATTCCTCTTGAAACCACTCTTTCTAAAGATGACTGTGATGCAAAAGAAGGAGTAATTGAAAGCTCAGATAAGGTTGATGCATCTATCAAATCTGCACAACTATCTGCTGAATGCCAAAGAGGGGTTAATAAAGAAGGTCCTCGAGATGGAAATGCATATAAGTTTGAAGTTGCGGATGTGTTTGTGAAAATTGCCCCAGTAGCTTCATTAGAAGATCGGGACAATATGTGTGGTTGGATTGAGTGGTGA
- the LOC122603750 gene encoding uncharacterized protein LOC122603750 isoform X1 has protein sequence MRRKGRYLQGEFPTSGAIFMCNTRTKKECLRRRLFGLPSGDCDFVLHVKRGMILFLFEYERRLLYGVYRATSDGEINIEPRAFRSSGKYFPAQVRFTTVYDCSPISEYEFQDAIKDNYFSEKKFRFGLNKDQVSKLMKLFHYKKTSKNHPEKHRDKPTERVSRFGNLKKNIRDRLSFVDKVDSRDLRISEFSDNEVEVDDDDDDDDDVIDVYVTKKMVEGSQKVDRDRFLTNYVAQNVDSGDCGTRQDTLGKCLDHSLGGLRRVTDVNLDFMGDVMDGHDKRYKFEELRGLTNKDSFSMMDNIKSEHDVEDRYIPTFTRPREKHYGEIDVAHNDAKILVDAKDRDILYYNRLQDEYNVRESYRRSLSASHLGSPCVIGSQTIADRYFLGHEAVGSNVDNAIPFSHNNQNTYLTSCETRTGIPEVQLNSFYLADESNFIPLDNGPFYPSSTDAPTFLPLGKSPPRHPHNEEPMQYFDDLSYASLDKRQMTAEGNRVYETAPRDGSHSPLFPDFVSKRLSSSNAGPCKLEESTIDNVKMSHQPCKSKYLFGTDKRVSVFARLNSSLKHGKEEHKTNKKHDLDASVDQVMEMLEKVVSSPTRKDGKSKSALKKDDNDKRKLCKIAGYEFQEVVMELDADQAHEETEGRSELRETRILDFKRRKKTNKCIDDASKEKSECLVGAASDVGPMENNNLVGVRCKRRKLVRSAFVEKKSTNDISTTNDADILKPLNSESISTKGVLEDTLSNNDCDSIKAAALESLQKVDTSVNINMMPDTHVVAPSKEDSSLTEAVLEGTEKVDAFTESAEESSMLSIPLVTTLFKDDCDATEAVLESTEKVDAFTESVEEISMLSIPLETTLSKDDCDATETVLESTEKVDAFTESVEEISMLSIPLETTLSKDDCDAKEGVIESSDKVDASIKSAQLSAECQRGVNKEGPRDGNAYKFEVADVFVKIAPVASLEDRDNMCGWIEW, from the exons ATGAGGCGTAAGGGTAGATATCTTCAGGGGGAGTTTCCTACAAGTGGTGCAATAtttatgtgtaatacaagaacGAAGAAAGAGTGCTTAAGACGTAGGCTGTTCGGACTACCATCAGGTGATTGCGATTTTGTGTTGCATGTGAAGAGAGGGATGATACTCTTTCTTTTTGAATATGAGAGGAGACTTCTGTATGGTGTATATCGTGCTACCTCGGATGGTGAAATCAACATTGAGCCCAGAGCCTTTAGATCATCTGGAAAGTACTTTCCTGCACAG GTTCGGTTTACCACTGTCTATGATTGTAGTCCAATTTCGGAATATGAATTCCAGGATGCAATCAAGGATAACTACTTCTCTGAAAAGAAGTTCAGATTTGGCTTGAACAAGGATCAG GTAAGTAAACTCATGAAGCTGTTTCATTACAAGAAAACATCAAAAAATCATCCTGAGAAACATAGAGATAAGCCAACAGAGAGAGTTTCTAGATTTGGTAATCTTAAGAAGAACATTAGAGACAGGTTAAGCTTCGTAGACAAAGTAGATAGTCGTGATCTTAGGATCTCTGAATTTAGTGACAATGAAGTTgaagtagatgatgatgatgatgatgatgatgatgtcattgATGTGTATGTAACCAAAAAAATGGTCGAAGGTAGCCAAAAGGTTGACAGGGACAGATTTCTGACAAATTATGTAGCACAGAATGTTGACTCTGGTGATTGTGGTACCAGGCAGGATACATTAGGGAAATGCCTTGATCATTCTTTAGGAGGTCTAAGAAGGGTCACTGATGTAAATTTGGATTTTATGGGTGATGTAATGGATGGGCATGACAAACGGTATAAATTTGAGGAACTAAGAGGATTAACTAACAAAGATAGCTTTTCTATGATGGATAATATAAAAAGCGAACATGATGTTGAAGATCGTTACATCCCAACTTTCACTAGGCCACGTGAAAAGCATTATGGTGAAATTGATGTAGCACACAATGATGCAAAGATTTTGGTGGATGCTAAAGACAGAGACATCTTGTATTATAATAGGTTACAAGATGAATATAATGTTAGAGAAAGTTATAGGCGAAGTCTTTCAGCATCTCATCTAGGTAGCCCTTGTGTTATTGGAAGTCAAACAATTGCTGATAGATACTTTCTTGGTCATGAAGCAGTAGGAAGTAATGTCGACAATGCTATTCCCTTTTCTCATAATAACCAAAACACTTATTTGACATCTTGTGAAACAAGGACCGGAATTCCCGAGGTTCAGCTTAATTCTTTTTACTTGGCTGATGAATCAAATTTTATTCCCCTTGATAATGGCCCATTTTATCCAAGCTCCACTGATGCTCCCACTTTCTTGCCATTGGGTAAATCACCTCCGCGTCATCCACACAACGAAGAGCCCATGCAGTATTTTGATGATTTGAGTTATGCATCATTGGATAAAAGACAGATGACAGCTGAAGGTAACCGGGTATATGAAACTGCTCCTCGAGACGGTTCACACAGTCCCCTGTTTCCTGACTTTGTTTCCAAAAGGCTTTCCTCGTCTAATGCTGGTCCGTGTAAGCTTGAAGAGAGCACAATTGATAATGTTAAAATGTCACATCAACCATGTAAAAGTAAGTACCTTTTTGGTACTGACAAAAGGGTTAGTGTTTTTGCTCGATTAAATTCGTCTCTTAAACATGGTAAGGAAgaacataaaacaaataaaaaacatgatctGGATGCATCAGTTGACCAAGTTATGGAGATGTTGGAAAAAGTTGTGAGTAGTCCAACAAGGAAGGATGGAAAAAGCAAATCAGCTCTTAAAAAAGATGACAATGATAAAAGAAAGCTTTGTAAGATTGCAGGTTATGAGTTTCAAGAGGTGGTAATGGAACTTGATGCTGATCAGGCACATGAAGAAACTGAAGGTAGATCAGAACTGCGGGAGACCAGAATTTTGGATTTCAAGCGTcgtaagaaaacaaacaagtgcATTGATGATGCATCCAAAGAAAAGTCTGAATGCTTGGTAGGTGCTGCCTCAGATGTGGGACCAATGGAGAATAATAATTTAGTTGGCGTGCGTTGTAAGCGTAGGAAACTGGTCAGGTCTGCTTTTGTTGAGAAGAAGTCCACTAATGATATTAGTACTACTAATGATGCTGATATACTGAAACCACTGAATTCTGAGAGCATTTCAACAAAAGGAGTCCTTGAAGATACACTTTCTAACAATGACTGTGATTCAATAAAAGCAGCAGCCCTTGAGAGCTTACAGAAGGTCGACACATCCGTTAATATTAACATGATGCCAGATACGCATGTTGTCGCACCTTCTAAGGAGGACAGCAGTTTAACAGAAGCTGTACTTGAAGGCACAGAGAAGGTTGATGCATTTACTGAATCCGCGGAGGAAAGCAGTATGCTTTCAATTCCGCTTGTAACTACTCTTTTTAAAGATGACTGTGATGCAACAGAAGCGGTACTTGAAAGCACAGAGAAGGTTGATGCATTTACTGAATCCGTGGAGGAAATTAGTATGCTGTCAATTCCTCTTGAAACTACTCTTTCTAAAGATGACTGTGATGCAACAGAAACAGTACTTGAAAGCACAGAGAAGGTTGATGCATTTACTGAATCCGTGGAGGAAATTAGTATGCTGTCAATTCCTCTTGAAACCACTCTTTCTAAAGATGACTGTGATGCAAAAGAAGGAGTAATTGAAAGCTCAGATAAGGTTGATGCATCTATCAAATCTGCACAACTATCTGCTGAATGCCAAAGAGGGGTTAATAAAGAAGGTCCTCGAGATGGAAATGCATATAAGTTTGAAGTTGCGGATGTGTTTGTGAAAATTGCCCCAGTAGCTTCATTAGAAGATCGGGACAATATGTGTGGTTGGATTGAGTGGTGA
- the LOC122605434 gene encoding methyltransferase N6AMT1 encodes MPPKIAQIKLVSSHPQVYEPCDDSYALVDALLADRTKLIEHNPTICMEIGCGSGYVITSLALILGSESTNAHYFATDINPHAIKTTRETLGAHGVHAELITTNIASGLEKRLSGMVDLMVVNPPYVPTPEEEVGSPGITSSWAGGENGRSVIDKILPVADNLLSEKGWLYMLFLAENDPLQICLQMRTKGFGSKIVVQRTTEEETLQVIKFWRDPDIQLEGNEGTPSGKTASQRGLEFLFSQISRLSFKERQ; translated from the coding sequence ATGCCACCAAAGATTGCACAGATAAAACTTGTGAGTTCACACCCTCAAGTTTACGAACCTTGTGACGACTCATACGCATTGGTCGACGCATTGCTGGCCGACAGAACAAAACTAATAGAACATAACCCAACAATTTGTATGGAAATTGGATGTGGTAGCGGATATGTCATTACTAGTCTTGCTCTTATACTCGGGTCTGAATCAACGAATGCACACTATTTTGCAACTGATATTAATCCTCATGCTATAAAGACGACTCGTGAGACGCTTGGTGCTCATGGGGTTCATGCAGAGTTGATTACTACTAACATTGCTTCAGGGCTTGAGAAAAGATTGTCGGGTATGGTGGATTTGATGGTGGTTAACCCGCCTTACGTGCCGACACCTGAGGAAGAAGTCGGTAGTCCTGGGATTACATCTTCTTGGGCTGGAGGTGAAAATGGTAGAAGTGTTATTGATAAGATTTTACCGGTTGCTGATAATTTGTTGTCGGAAAAAGGGTGGTTGTATATGCTATTTCTTGCGGAAAATGATCCATTACAGATATGTCTGCAAATGAGAACCAAAGGTTTTGGTTCAAAGATAGTTGTCCAGAGAACAACAGAAGAAGAAACTTtacaagtaattaaattttggcGTGATCCAGATATTCAGTTGGAAGGAAATGAAGGGACCCCCAGTGGTAAAACGGCTTCCCAAAGGGGATTGGAGTTTCTCTTTTCTCAGATTTCTCGGTTGTCGTTCAAGGAGAGGCAATAA
- the LOC122604964 gene encoding glycine cleavage system H protein 2, mitochondrial: MATTSRLLWASSKAASYLKISTFNRAFASSVLKDLKYAESHEWAKVEGNCATVGITDHAQDHLGDVVFVELPEVGDEVTQGSSFGAVESVKATSDINSPVSGKVTEVNEELTDKPGLVNGSPYEKGWIIKVEISDKNAVNSLMDSEQYSKFCEEEDDH; the protein is encoded by the exons ATGGCAACAACAAGCAGATTATTGTGGGCTTCATCAAAAGCAGCCTCCTATCTCAAGATCTCTACTTTCAACAGAGCTTTTGCTTCTTCTG TTTTGAAGGATTTGAAATATGCCGAATCTCATGAATGGGCCAAAGTTGAAGGTAACTGTGCAACCGTTGGTATCACGGACCATGCCCAGGATCACTTAGGAGATGTGGTATTTGTTGAATTACCTGAGGTTGGAGACGAAGTAACTCAAGGTAGCAGTTTTGGCGCAGTTGAAAGTGTGAAGGCCACCAGTGATATTAACTCCCCTGTTTCTGGGAAGGTCACTGAAGTCAACGAAGAGCTCACTGACAAACCTGGTTTG GTTAACGGAAGTCCTTATGAGAAAGGATGGATTATAAAGGTGGAGATTAGTGACAAGAATGCGGTGAACTCCCTAATGGACAGTGAACAATATTCAAAGTTCTGTGAAGAAGAGGACGATCACTAG